In Pangasianodon hypophthalmus isolate fPanHyp1 chromosome 29, fPanHyp1.pri, whole genome shotgun sequence, one genomic interval encodes:
- the LOC113534344 gene encoding nuclear body protein SP140-like protein isoform X1, with protein MDPLEFLTQEELTRFFHCKKTEISCMEEPHTFLHQLRDHNLVPEDLYQKVIKMKCKDRRQEGVYQILDWLEKERGQCVKLFWTCVFKNHILQKYSVFRLLRNSLLDGSFRFYMELPDAAELSKNEKDSIQSKEDKADGQIGGRKRKKSTEETEKREEPGPFSFSNRNQKKQAKKPTFTTPLKKGEKADIWMWDFYKTQLPVTCGDKEGILYRDKLARGLKSIQSQGRWFTASEFEKFAGKGSSRNWKQSIRCQNTPLQKLIEEGHLQSPSAKRRYDQKNQKIQLPVSSLEATSPLLLHWCLLESVSSVETEGSREDHEEEWKLKHEEEEEEDSEPVDLSKLNVFALPVSCGSVSGILYKGRFAGSRSKSIRTEERWFTPEEFVKQELTLTDGHWRKDILCHGKTLSYLVKKKILYVHSLLCRCHLCCPDDPLDQDNDDVCFICNSAGNLVCCDECPRAFHHQCHLPVLQERTLGGNWMCTFCVLKTNQGLWIHMTNEGILNSPVSGNIMRCEYLLLCLYKEDALRVFTRDPTATVPRYTRVISKPMWLDRVKTKLQSNQYKAVREFVGDVRLIFQNCHIFNKDNEYGKMGARLSEIFEREFNTIFKIQ; from the exons ATGGATCCGCTGGAGTTTCTAACGCAGGAGGAATTAACTCGGTTTTTTCACTGCAAGAAGACAGAGATCTCCTGCATGGAGGAACCACACACCTTCCTCCACCAGCTCCGAGACCACAACCTGGTCCCTGAGGATCTCTACCAG aagGTGATAAAGATGAAGTGTAAAGACAGAAGGCAGGAAGGTGTGTATCAGATTTTGGACTGGCTGGAGAAGGAGCGAGGACAGTGTGTGAAGCTGTTTTGGACTTGTGTATTTAAGAATCACATCTTGCAGAAATATTCGGTTTTCCGCTTGCTCCGAAACAGCCTCCTGGACG GCTCCTTCAGGTTTTATATGGAGCTCCCTGATGCAGCGGAACTAAGCAAGAATGAGAAAGATTCAATCCAGAGCAAGGAAGATAAAGCAGATGGACAGATTGgtggaagaaagagaaagaaaagcactGAAGAAACAGAGAAGCGAGAGGAACCAggccctttctctttctctaatCGGAACCAGAAGAAACAAGCTAAGAAGCCCACATTCA ccactccattaaaaaaaggagagaaggcGGATATTTGGATGTGGGATTTTTATAAAACTCAGCTCCCTGTAACCTGCGGTGATAAAGAAGGCATTCTGTATCGGGACAAACTGGCCAGAG GGCTCAAGAGTATCCAGTCTCAGGGTCGCTGGTTCACTGCAAGCGAATTTGAGAAGTTTGCTGGAAAGGGAAGCAGCAGGAACTGGAAACAGAGCATCCGCTGCCAAAACACTCCACTGCAGAAACTTATAGAG GAGGGTCATCTACAGTCTCCAAGTGCAAAAAGACGCTATGATCAGAAG aATCAGAAAATTcagcttcctgtcagctctTTGGAAGCCACTAGCCCCC TGTTGCTCCACTGGTGTCTGTTAGAGTCAGTATCCAGTGTAGAGACGGAGGGATCACGTGAAGACCATGAGGAGGAATGGAAACTGAAACacgaagaagaagaggaagaagacagCGAGCCAGTGGATTTGTCTAAACTGAATGTTTTTGCTTTACCGGTCAGCTGCGGCTCTGTCAGTGGGATTTTATATAAAGGCAGATTTGCAG GGTCACGCAGTAAGAGCATCCGCACAGAGGAGCGCTGGTTCACTCCTGAGGAGTTCGTAAAGCAGGAGTTAACGCTGACAGATGGACACTGGAGGAAAGATATACTGTGTCATGGAAAAACCCTTAGCTACCTGGTGAAG AAGAAGATCCTGTATGTTCATTCCCTGCTGTGTCGATGTCATCTGTGCTGTCCTGACGACCCG CTGGATCAGGATAACGATGACGTGTGCTTCATTTGTAACTCTGCTGGAAATCTGGTGTGCTGTGATGAGTGTCCACGAGCTTTCCATCATCAGTGTCACTTACCAGTGCTACAGGAAAGAACTCtcgg gggcAACTGGATGTGCACTTTCTGTGTGTTAAAGACTAACCAGGGATTGTGGATTCACATGACCAATGAAGGCATTCTGAACAGTCCTGTTTCCGGAAACATtatg CGTTGTGAgtatttgctgttgtgtttgtatAAGGAGGACGCACTGCGTGTGTTTACTAGAGATCCCACTGCAACA GTGCCGAGGTACACCAGGGTGATCTCGAAGCCCATGTGGCTGGACCGAGTGAAGACCAAACTGCAGAGCAACCAGTATAAAGCAGTGAGAGAGTTTGTGGGAGACGTCAGGCTTATCTTTCAGAACTGCCACATTTTCAACAAG GATAATGAGTATGGGAAGATGGGAGCCAGACTGAGTGAGATCTTTGAGCGCGAGTTCAACACCATCTTTAAGATCCAGTAG
- the LOC113534344 gene encoding nuclear body protein SP140-like protein isoform X3 has protein sequence MDPLEFLTQEELTRFFHCKKTEISCMEEPHTFLHQLRDHNLVPEDLYQKVIKMKCKDRRQEGVYQILDWLEKERGQCVKLFWTCVFKNHILQKYSVFRLLRNSLLDGSFRFYMELPDAAELSKNEKDSIQSKEDKADGQIGGRKRKKSTEETEKREEPGPFSFSNRNQKKQAKKPTFTTPLKKGEKADIWMWDFYKTQLPVTCGDKEGILYRDKLARGLKSIQSQGRWFTASEFEKFAGKGSSRNWKQSIRCQNTPLQKLIEEGHLQSPSAKRRYDQKNQKIQLPVSSLEATSPLLLHWCLLESVSSVETEGSREDHEEEWKLKHEEEEEEDSEPVDLSKLNVFALPVSCGSVSGILYKGRFAGSRSKSIRTEERWFTPEEFVKQELTLTDGHWRKDILCHGKTLSYLVKKKILYVHSLLCRCHLCCPDDPLDQDNDDVCFICNSAGNLVCCDECPRAFHHQCHLPVLQERTLGGNWMCTFCVLKTNQGLWIHMTNEGILNSPVSGNIMVPRYTRVISKPMWLDRVKTKLQSNQYKAVREFVGDVRLIFQNCHIFNKDNEYGKMGARLSEIFEREFNTIFKIQ, from the exons ATGGATCCGCTGGAGTTTCTAACGCAGGAGGAATTAACTCGGTTTTTTCACTGCAAGAAGACAGAGATCTCCTGCATGGAGGAACCACACACCTTCCTCCACCAGCTCCGAGACCACAACCTGGTCCCTGAGGATCTCTACCAG aagGTGATAAAGATGAAGTGTAAAGACAGAAGGCAGGAAGGTGTGTATCAGATTTTGGACTGGCTGGAGAAGGAGCGAGGACAGTGTGTGAAGCTGTTTTGGACTTGTGTATTTAAGAATCACATCTTGCAGAAATATTCGGTTTTCCGCTTGCTCCGAAACAGCCTCCTGGACG GCTCCTTCAGGTTTTATATGGAGCTCCCTGATGCAGCGGAACTAAGCAAGAATGAGAAAGATTCAATCCAGAGCAAGGAAGATAAAGCAGATGGACAGATTGgtggaagaaagagaaagaaaagcactGAAGAAACAGAGAAGCGAGAGGAACCAggccctttctctttctctaatCGGAACCAGAAGAAACAAGCTAAGAAGCCCACATTCA ccactccattaaaaaaaggagagaaggcGGATATTTGGATGTGGGATTTTTATAAAACTCAGCTCCCTGTAACCTGCGGTGATAAAGAAGGCATTCTGTATCGGGACAAACTGGCCAGAG GGCTCAAGAGTATCCAGTCTCAGGGTCGCTGGTTCACTGCAAGCGAATTTGAGAAGTTTGCTGGAAAGGGAAGCAGCAGGAACTGGAAACAGAGCATCCGCTGCCAAAACACTCCACTGCAGAAACTTATAGAG GAGGGTCATCTACAGTCTCCAAGTGCAAAAAGACGCTATGATCAGAAG aATCAGAAAATTcagcttcctgtcagctctTTGGAAGCCACTAGCCCCC TGTTGCTCCACTGGTGTCTGTTAGAGTCAGTATCCAGTGTAGAGACGGAGGGATCACGTGAAGACCATGAGGAGGAATGGAAACTGAAACacgaagaagaagaggaagaagacagCGAGCCAGTGGATTTGTCTAAACTGAATGTTTTTGCTTTACCGGTCAGCTGCGGCTCTGTCAGTGGGATTTTATATAAAGGCAGATTTGCAG GGTCACGCAGTAAGAGCATCCGCACAGAGGAGCGCTGGTTCACTCCTGAGGAGTTCGTAAAGCAGGAGTTAACGCTGACAGATGGACACTGGAGGAAAGATATACTGTGTCATGGAAAAACCCTTAGCTACCTGGTGAAG AAGAAGATCCTGTATGTTCATTCCCTGCTGTGTCGATGTCATCTGTGCTGTCCTGACGACCCG CTGGATCAGGATAACGATGACGTGTGCTTCATTTGTAACTCTGCTGGAAATCTGGTGTGCTGTGATGAGTGTCCACGAGCTTTCCATCATCAGTGTCACTTACCAGTGCTACAGGAAAGAACTCtcgg gggcAACTGGATGTGCACTTTCTGTGTGTTAAAGACTAACCAGGGATTGTGGATTCACATGACCAATGAAGGCATTCTGAACAGTCCTGTTTCCGGAAACATtatg GTGCCGAGGTACACCAGGGTGATCTCGAAGCCCATGTGGCTGGACCGAGTGAAGACCAAACTGCAGAGCAACCAGTATAAAGCAGTGAGAGAGTTTGTGGGAGACGTCAGGCTTATCTTTCAGAACTGCCACATTTTCAACAAG GATAATGAGTATGGGAAGATGGGAGCCAGACTGAGTGAGATCTTTGAGCGCGAGTTCAACACCATCTTTAAGATCCAGTAG
- the LOC113534344 gene encoding nuclear body protein SP140 isoform X2, whose translation MDPLEFLTQEELTRFFHCKKTEISCMEEPHTFLHQLRDHNLVPEDLYQKVIKMKCKDRRQEGVYQILDWLEKERGQCVKLFWTCVFKNHILQKYSVFRLLRNSLLDGSFRFYMELPDAAELSKNEKDSIQSKEDKADGQIGGRKRKKSTEETEKREEPGPFSFSNRNQKKQAKKPTFTTPLKKGEKADIWMWDFYKTQLPVTCGDKEGILYRDKLARGLKSIQSQGRWFTASEFEKFAGKGSSRNWKQSIRCQNTPLQKLIEEGHLQSPSAKRRYDQKNQKIQLPVSSLEATSPQSVSSVETEGSREDHEEEWKLKHEEEEEEDSEPVDLSKLNVFALPVSCGSVSGILYKGRFAGSRSKSIRTEERWFTPEEFVKQELTLTDGHWRKDILCHGKTLSYLVKKKILYVHSLLCRCHLCCPDDPLDQDNDDVCFICNSAGNLVCCDECPRAFHHQCHLPVLQERTLGGNWMCTFCVLKTNQGLWIHMTNEGILNSPVSGNIMRCEYLLLCLYKEDALRVFTRDPTATVPRYTRVISKPMWLDRVKTKLQSNQYKAVREFVGDVRLIFQNCHIFNKDNEYGKMGARLSEIFEREFNTIFKIQ comes from the exons ATGGATCCGCTGGAGTTTCTAACGCAGGAGGAATTAACTCGGTTTTTTCACTGCAAGAAGACAGAGATCTCCTGCATGGAGGAACCACACACCTTCCTCCACCAGCTCCGAGACCACAACCTGGTCCCTGAGGATCTCTACCAG aagGTGATAAAGATGAAGTGTAAAGACAGAAGGCAGGAAGGTGTGTATCAGATTTTGGACTGGCTGGAGAAGGAGCGAGGACAGTGTGTGAAGCTGTTTTGGACTTGTGTATTTAAGAATCACATCTTGCAGAAATATTCGGTTTTCCGCTTGCTCCGAAACAGCCTCCTGGACG GCTCCTTCAGGTTTTATATGGAGCTCCCTGATGCAGCGGAACTAAGCAAGAATGAGAAAGATTCAATCCAGAGCAAGGAAGATAAAGCAGATGGACAGATTGgtggaagaaagagaaagaaaagcactGAAGAAACAGAGAAGCGAGAGGAACCAggccctttctctttctctaatCGGAACCAGAAGAAACAAGCTAAGAAGCCCACATTCA ccactccattaaaaaaaggagagaaggcGGATATTTGGATGTGGGATTTTTATAAAACTCAGCTCCCTGTAACCTGCGGTGATAAAGAAGGCATTCTGTATCGGGACAAACTGGCCAGAG GGCTCAAGAGTATCCAGTCTCAGGGTCGCTGGTTCACTGCAAGCGAATTTGAGAAGTTTGCTGGAAAGGGAAGCAGCAGGAACTGGAAACAGAGCATCCGCTGCCAAAACACTCCACTGCAGAAACTTATAGAG GAGGGTCATCTACAGTCTCCAAGTGCAAAAAGACGCTATGATCAGAAG aATCAGAAAATTcagcttcctgtcagctctTTGGAAGCCACTAGCCCCC AGTCAGTATCCAGTGTAGAGACGGAGGGATCACGTGAAGACCATGAGGAGGAATGGAAACTGAAACacgaagaagaagaggaagaagacagCGAGCCAGTGGATTTGTCTAAACTGAATGTTTTTGCTTTACCGGTCAGCTGCGGCTCTGTCAGTGGGATTTTATATAAAGGCAGATTTGCAG GGTCACGCAGTAAGAGCATCCGCACAGAGGAGCGCTGGTTCACTCCTGAGGAGTTCGTAAAGCAGGAGTTAACGCTGACAGATGGACACTGGAGGAAAGATATACTGTGTCATGGAAAAACCCTTAGCTACCTGGTGAAG AAGAAGATCCTGTATGTTCATTCCCTGCTGTGTCGATGTCATCTGTGCTGTCCTGACGACCCG CTGGATCAGGATAACGATGACGTGTGCTTCATTTGTAACTCTGCTGGAAATCTGGTGTGCTGTGATGAGTGTCCACGAGCTTTCCATCATCAGTGTCACTTACCAGTGCTACAGGAAAGAACTCtcgg gggcAACTGGATGTGCACTTTCTGTGTGTTAAAGACTAACCAGGGATTGTGGATTCACATGACCAATGAAGGCATTCTGAACAGTCCTGTTTCCGGAAACATtatg CGTTGTGAgtatttgctgttgtgtttgtatAAGGAGGACGCACTGCGTGTGTTTACTAGAGATCCCACTGCAACA GTGCCGAGGTACACCAGGGTGATCTCGAAGCCCATGTGGCTGGACCGAGTGAAGACCAAACTGCAGAGCAACCAGTATAAAGCAGTGAGAGAGTTTGTGGGAGACGTCAGGCTTATCTTTCAGAACTGCCACATTTTCAACAAG GATAATGAGTATGGGAAGATGGGAGCCAGACTGAGTGAGATCTTTGAGCGCGAGTTCAACACCATCTTTAAGATCCAGTAG
- the LOC113534587 gene encoding transcription intermediary factor 1-alpha produces MNSDRILVLLDMIPQEELVKFFRSNKTQISCMDEPHTFLNQLRDNGLVLEDLYQKVIKMRNKERRQSGVYQILEWLEKQGGQCVKNFWRSVFQDHILKKYSALRSLQTSFLDGSFRVIENLSDAEKLTGSAEKETEQKKGGTKRKKCNDETEEEDTGPSSMPGPSQKRPAMEPTFSESTGSQLQKSRSTQCSKDPLDQIKDDACFICNEEGNLVHCTQCPRAFHYRCHLPILQEETLGDSWLCTFCVLKTDQQLQIQTRREDILNSPVSGKIRHCEYLLLCMYKGDELHVFTGNPTITDTEWSSVISEPMWLDKVKTKLQDNKYRTVGEFVRDINLIFKNCQTLNSDNEFGKMGAKLNKIFEREFQTIFKIQ; encoded by the exons ATGAACAGCGACCGAATACTCGTTCTGCTGGATATGATACCGCAGGAGGAGCTGGTGAAATTCTTCCGCTCGAACAAGACGCAGATCTCTTGCATGGATGAACCGCACACCTTCCTCAACCAGCTACGTGACAACGGTCTGGTACTTGAGGATCTCTACCAG aaggtaataaaaatgagaaataaggAGAGAAGGCAGAGTGGTGTGTATCAGATTTTGGAATGGCTGGAGAAGCAGGGAGGGCAGTGTGTTAAGAACTTTTGGAGATCTGTGTTTCAGGATCACATCCTGAAGAAATATTCTGCTTTGCGCTCGCTCCAAACCAGCTTTCTGGATG GATCTTTCAGGGTTATTGAAAACCTGTCTGATGCAGAGAAACTGACAGGAAGTGCCGAAAAGGAAACAGAGCAAAAGAAGGGGggaacaaagagaaagaaatgcaatgatgagacagaggaggaggatACAGGCCCTTCTTCTATGCCCGGCCCCAGCCAGAAGAGACCTGCCATGGAGCCTACATTCT CGGAGTCCACTGGTTCACAACTCCAGAAGTCCAGGAGTACCCAATGTTCTAAGGACCCA CTGGATCAGATTAAAGATGATGCGTGCTTCATTTGTAATGAAGAGGGAAATCTGGTGCACTGTACACAATGTCCACGAGCTTTTCACTATCGCTGCCACTTACCAATTCTACAGGAGGAAACACTTGG ggacAGTTGGTTGTGCACTTTCTGTGTGTTAAAGACTGACCAGCAATTGCAGATTCAAACGAGAAGGGAAGATATTTTAAACAGTCCTGTTTCTGGAAAAATCAgg cactgtgagtATTTGCTGTTGTGTATGTACAAGGGGGACGAACTGCATGTGTTTACTGGCAACCCTACCATAACA GATACAGAATGGAGCAGTGTGATTTCAGAGCCCATGTGGCTGGACAAAGTGAAGACCAAGCTGCAGGATAATAAGTATAGAACAGTCGGAGAGTTCGTGCGTGACATCAATCTCATCTTCAAAAACTGCCAAACTTTGAACAGT gatAATGAATTTGGTAAAATGGGAGCCAAACTGAACAAGATCTTTGAGAGGGAGTTCCAGACCATCTTTAAGATTCAGTAG
- the LOC117596393 gene encoding nuclear body protein SP140-like protein, protein MTSGSLSKSIRTEERWFTPEEFVKQELTLKDGHWRKDILCHGKTLNYLVKVMCGWMCTFCVIKTNQELRTPMSREDALNSPVLGNMHCEYLLLRLYMEDARCVVTDDPTTNDESYTSVICKPMWLDKVKTKLQDNEYKTVSEFVHDIRLIFNICHTFNRDNKSGRMGTIMEKMFEKEFNTIFKIQ, encoded by the exons ATGACGT cgGGGTCACTCAGTAAGAGCATCCGCACAGAGGAGCGCTGGTTCACTCCTGAGGAGTTTGTAAAGCAGGAGTTAACGCTGAAAGACGGACACTGGAGGAAAGATATACTGTGTCATGGCAAAACCCTTAACTACCTGGTGAAGGTAAT gtgTGGCTGGATGTGCACTTTCTGTGTAATAAAGACTAATCAAGAATTGCGGACTCCCATGAGCAGGGAAGATGCTTTGAACAGCCCTGTTTTGGGAAACAtg CACTGTGAGTATTTGCTGTTGCGTCTGTATATGGAGGACGCACGGTGTGTGGTTACTGATGACCCTACCACAAAC GACGAGAGCTACACCAGTGTGATCTGCAAGCCCATGTGGTTGGACAAGGTGAAGACCAAACTACAGGATAATGAGTATAAAACAGTGAGCGAGTTTGTGCATGACATCAGGCTCATCTTTAATATCTGCCATACTTTTAACAGG GATAATAAGTCTGGCAGGATGGGAACCATAATGGAAAAGATGTTTGAGAAGGAGTTTAACACCATCTTTAAAATCCAGTAG